A DNA window from Bradyrhizobium barranii subsp. barranii contains the following coding sequences:
- the pheT gene encoding phenylalanine--tRNA ligase subunit beta, giving the protein MKFTLSWLKDHLDTDEPLEKLADKLTMIGLEVENIEDKAKALKPFTIAKVISAEQHPNADRLRVCMVDTGDGGAPVQVVCGAPNARTGLVSVFSPPGTYIPGKDITLGVGTIRGVESRGMLCSAAELQISNDHDGIMELPADAPIGAAYAAWAGLGDPVVEINLTPNRQDCTGVHGIARDLAAADMGKFKDPTIKPIKGEFPCPVKVTVEDATLCPGFALRLVRGVKNGPSPEWLQKRLTAIGLRPINALVDITNFMTYDRARPLHVFDAKKVKGNLVVRRARDGEALLALDGRTYNLDPAICVIADEHGVESLAGIMGGEASGCDENTTDVLIESALWNEINIAQTGRKLGINSDARYRFERGVDPAFMVPGLELATKLVMEMCGGAPSENVVVGKAFGDDRVIDFPVTEVKRLSGIEVPQPEMKRILTHLGFMMAGPGPVVKVAVPSWRTDVHGKADIVEEIVRIYGVDKVPMTPFERGEDARKPVLTPLQLRTRRARRALASRGIIEAVTWSFITKSAATLFGGGQRELEVANPIASDLSDMRPTLLAGLIAAAQANADRGFGDVALFEVGQLFKGDRPQDQFMAASGVRRGFASSEGLGRHWSGSAQAELFDAKADALAVLAVAGAPMQALQIVAGGPAWLHPGRSGTIQIGPQNVLGYFGEMHPRALEALGADGPLMVFEVILDRIPEAKKKPTRAKPVIELSAFQPVSRDFAFIVDRTVKAGDIVRAAQGVDKKLITGVNVFDVYEGKGIDDGKKSIAIAVTIQPREKTLTDQEIEAVAGKIVAEVTKKTGGVLRG; this is encoded by the coding sequence GTGAAATTCACCCTCTCCTGGCTGAAGGATCATCTCGACACCGACGAGCCCCTGGAAAAGCTCGCCGACAAGCTCACCATGATCGGGCTCGAGGTCGAGAACATCGAGGACAAGGCGAAGGCGCTGAAGCCGTTCACCATCGCGAAGGTGATCTCGGCCGAGCAGCATCCGAATGCGGATCGCCTGCGCGTCTGCATGGTCGACACCGGCGATGGTGGCGCACCGGTGCAGGTCGTGTGCGGCGCGCCGAATGCGCGCACGGGCCTGGTCAGCGTGTTCTCGCCGCCGGGGACCTACATTCCCGGCAAGGACATCACGCTCGGTGTCGGCACCATCCGCGGCGTCGAGAGCCGCGGCATGCTGTGCTCGGCGGCTGAACTCCAGATCTCCAACGACCATGACGGCATCATGGAGCTGCCGGCGGATGCGCCGATCGGCGCTGCTTACGCCGCATGGGCGGGCCTCGGCGATCCCGTGGTCGAGATCAATCTGACGCCGAACCGGCAGGACTGCACCGGCGTGCACGGCATCGCGCGCGATCTCGCCGCCGCCGACATGGGCAAGTTCAAGGACCCCACGATCAAGCCGATCAAGGGTGAATTCCCGTGCCCCGTGAAGGTCACGGTCGAGGACGCCACGCTGTGTCCGGGTTTCGCGCTGCGCCTGGTGCGCGGGGTGAAGAACGGGCCGTCGCCGGAATGGCTGCAGAAGCGGCTGACCGCGATCGGGCTGCGTCCGATCAATGCGCTGGTCGACATCACCAACTTCATGACCTACGACCGCGCCCGTCCGCTGCACGTGTTCGACGCCAAGAAGGTGAAGGGCAATCTCGTCGTGCGCCGCGCCCGCGATGGCGAGGCGCTGCTCGCGCTCGACGGCCGCACCTACAATCTCGATCCCGCCATCTGCGTGATCGCAGACGAGCACGGCGTCGAATCGCTCGCCGGCATCATGGGCGGCGAGGCCTCGGGCTGCGACGAGAACACCACCGACGTGCTGATCGAATCGGCGCTGTGGAACGAGATCAACATCGCCCAGACCGGCCGCAAGCTCGGCATCAATTCTGACGCGCGCTACCGCTTCGAGCGCGGCGTCGACCCGGCCTTCATGGTGCCGGGACTCGAGCTCGCGACCAAGCTGGTGATGGAGATGTGCGGCGGCGCGCCGTCGGAGAACGTCGTGGTCGGCAAGGCTTTCGGCGACGACCGCGTGATCGATTTTCCTGTTACCGAGGTCAAGCGGCTCTCGGGCATCGAGGTGCCGCAGCCGGAGATGAAGCGCATCCTGACCCATCTCGGCTTCATGATGGCCGGCCCGGGTCCGGTGGTGAAGGTCGCGGTGCCCTCGTGGCGCACCGATGTGCATGGCAAGGCCGACATCGTCGAGGAGATCGTGCGCATCTACGGCGTCGACAAGGTGCCGATGACGCCGTTCGAGCGCGGCGAGGACGCGCGCAAGCCGGTGCTGACGCCGCTGCAGCTCCGCACACGTCGCGCCAGGCGCGCACTCGCGAGCCGCGGCATCATCGAAGCGGTGACCTGGTCCTTCATCACGAAGTCTGCGGCAACCCTGTTCGGCGGCGGCCAGCGCGAGCTCGAAGTCGCCAACCCGATCGCCTCGGATCTCTCCGACATGCGTCCGACCCTGTTGGCGGGCCTGATCGCAGCGGCGCAGGCCAATGCCGATCGCGGCTTCGGCGATGTCGCGCTGTTCGAGGTCGGCCAGCTGTTCAAAGGCGACCGCCCACAGGATCAGTTCATGGCGGCCAGCGGCGTGCGCCGCGGCTTTGCCTCCTCCGAAGGTCTGGGACGGCACTGGTCGGGTTCGGCGCAGGCCGAATTGTTCGACGCCAAGGCCGACGCGCTCGCGGTGCTTGCCGTTGCCGGTGCGCCGATGCAGGCGCTGCAGATCGTCGCGGGCGGACCAGCCTGGCTGCATCCGGGTCGCTCGGGCACGATCCAGATCGGCCCGCAGAACGTGCTCGGCTATTTCGGCGAGATGCATCCGCGCGCGCTCGAGGCGCTCGGCGCCGACGGCCCGCTGATGGTGTTCGAGGTGATCCTCGACCGCATCCCCGAGGCGAAGAAGAAGCCGACCCGCGCCAAGCCCGTGATCGAGCTGTCGGCCTTCCAGCCGGTGTCGCGCGATTTCGCCTTCATTGTCGATCGCACCGTCAAGGCCGGCGACATCGTTCGCGCCGCCCAAGGCGTCGACAAGAAGCTGATCACCGGCGTGAATGTCTTCGACGTCTACGAGGGCAAGGGCATCGATGACGGCAAGAAGTCGATCGCGATCGCCGTGACGATCCAGCCGCGCGAGAAGACGCTGACCGATCAGGAGATCGAGGCCGTCGCCGGGAAGATCGTGGCGGAAGTCACGAAGAAGACCGGCGGCGTCTTGCGCGGATGA
- a CDS encoding sulfite exporter TauE/SafE family protein yields the protein MTLADVLPKDVSLTIAMALCAVAFVSGTVRGFSGFGSALIFMPLASSIAAPRLVAALLLVIDFVAALPLLPDAWRKADRKATAVIVLGALVGVPVGTYFLSVLEPVTTRWIISCFVAALLLLLLSGWRYRGKDHAWLSVGIGGLSGFCSGLAQTGGPPIVGYWLGRPVAPIVARANIVLFFGASDFFSMVSYATTGLISRESLVLSLIVGPVYAIGVAFGASLFGRASEKVFRAICYGLIAMAVIAGLPVLDGILR from the coding sequence ATGACCCTTGCGGATGTTCTTCCGAAGGACGTCAGCCTCACCATTGCGATGGCGCTCTGCGCCGTCGCTTTCGTTTCGGGCACCGTGCGCGGCTTCTCCGGCTTCGGCTCGGCGCTGATCTTCATGCCGCTGGCGAGCAGCATCGCGGCGCCGCGTCTCGTTGCCGCGCTGCTCCTTGTGATCGATTTCGTCGCGGCCCTGCCGCTGCTGCCCGACGCGTGGCGGAAGGCGGACCGCAAGGCCACCGCGGTAATCGTGCTGGGCGCGCTGGTCGGCGTGCCGGTGGGCACCTATTTCCTCAGCGTGCTCGAGCCCGTCACCACGCGCTGGATCATCTCCTGCTTCGTCGCCGCGCTGTTGCTGCTGCTGCTGTCCGGCTGGCGCTATCGCGGCAAGGACCACGCCTGGCTCTCGGTCGGCATCGGCGGCCTCTCGGGCTTCTGTAGCGGTCTGGCGCAGACCGGCGGCCCGCCGATCGTCGGCTACTGGCTCGGCCGCCCCGTCGCGCCGATCGTCGCGCGCGCCAATATCGTGCTGTTCTTCGGCGCGTCGGATTTCTTCTCGATGGTCAGCTACGCGACGACCGGCCTGATCTCACGCGAATCGCTGGTGCTGTCGCTGATCGTCGGCCCGGTCTATGCGATCGGCGTCGCGTTCGGTGCGTCGCTGTTCGGCCGCGCCAGCGAAAAAGTATTTCGCGCGATTTGCTACGGTCTGATCGCGATGGCGGTGATCGCGGGGCTGCCGGTGCTGGACGGGATTCTGCGGTAA
- a CDS encoding flavin monoamine oxidase family protein, protein MTITRRSFLSASAALAAMPVLRATAAPLPREADIVVIGAGAAGIAAARRIMAANRKVVVVEAASRIGGRCITDSTTFDVPFDRGARWMHNPETNPMIRLARSAGLDVLPAPTGQKMRIGRRNARAGETEQFLAALVRANRAIDEAGRGKLDTACASVLPKDLGDWAGAAEFVLGASFAGKDLKELSAIDKARAQDRNTAIACRQGLGTLITRLGEQAPVALSTPVSRIAWSNRDVSVETSSGRIAARAAIVTVSTNVLTSGAIKFGPDIPKRTLDAASKLTLGSYDRIVLQLPGNPLGLSRDDILIEQSNSTRTALMLANIGGSSLCSIDVGGSFGRDLSEQGEKAMVAFAREWITKLFGSEAAAAVQKTTATRWNASPFVMGAMSAASPGGQLSRKILTEPIGNMFLAGEATHETLWGTVDGAWESGERAADAALRKIGALKDESADVPTQSTKKRRAPRQ, encoded by the coding sequence ATGACAATCACGCGCCGCAGCTTCCTATCGGCGTCGGCGGCTCTTGCCGCGATGCCGGTCCTGCGCGCGACTGCCGCACCCCTGCCGCGTGAGGCCGACATCGTCGTGATCGGCGCGGGAGCGGCCGGAATTGCCGCGGCGCGGCGCATCATGGCCGCCAACCGCAAGGTCGTGGTCGTGGAAGCCGCATCCCGGATCGGCGGCCGCTGTATCACGGACAGCACGACCTTCGACGTGCCGTTCGATCGCGGCGCGCGCTGGATGCACAATCCCGAGACCAATCCAATGATCCGGCTGGCGCGCAGTGCCGGGCTCGACGTGCTGCCGGCACCGACCGGCCAGAAGATGCGTATTGGCCGCCGCAATGCGCGCGCGGGCGAGACCGAACAGTTCCTGGCGGCGCTGGTGCGGGCCAACCGCGCCATCGACGAGGCCGGGCGCGGCAAGCTCGATACGGCCTGCGCCTCGGTGCTGCCGAAGGATCTCGGCGACTGGGCCGGTGCGGCCGAATTCGTGCTCGGTGCGAGCTTTGCGGGCAAAGACCTCAAGGAGTTGTCGGCGATCGACAAGGCGCGTGCGCAGGACCGCAACACCGCGATCGCCTGCCGCCAGGGCCTGGGGACCCTGATCACCAGGCTCGGTGAACAGGCGCCGGTGGCGCTGTCGACGCCGGTGAGCAGGATTGCCTGGAGCAATCGCGATGTCAGCGTGGAGACGTCATCCGGCAGGATCGCCGCACGCGCCGCCATCGTCACGGTCTCGACCAATGTGCTGACATCGGGCGCGATCAAGTTCGGGCCTGATATTCCCAAGCGGACGCTCGATGCCGCGTCGAAGCTCACGCTCGGCAGCTACGATCGCATTGTGCTGCAACTGCCGGGTAATCCGCTGGGGCTCTCGCGCGACGACATCCTCATCGAGCAGAGCAATTCGACGCGCACGGCGCTGATGCTCGCCAATATCGGCGGCTCCTCACTGTGTTCGATCGATGTCGGCGGCTCGTTCGGCCGCGATCTCTCCGAGCAGGGCGAGAAGGCGATGGTCGCCTTCGCCAGGGAATGGATCACGAAGCTGTTCGGCAGCGAGGCTGCGGCCGCCGTGCAGAAGACCACCGCGACGCGCTGGAACGCCTCGCCTTTCGTGATGGGCGCGATGTCGGCGGCCTCGCCCGGCGGGCAGCTCTCGCGAAAAATCCTGACCGAGCCGATCGGCAACATGTTCCTCGCCGGCGAAGCCACGCACGAGACGCTGTGGGGCACCGTCGACGGCGCCTGGGAAAGCGGCGAGCGCGCGGCGGATGCGGCCTTGCGCAAGATCGGAGCGCTCAAGGACGAGTCGGCCGACGTGCCGACGCAGTCGACGAAGAAGCGCCGCGCGCCTCGACAGTAG
- a CDS encoding YiiX/YebB-like N1pC/P60 family cysteine hydrolase, with translation MGTVLDSVGKLIAAYLSKEVPGYEPFTPSDPEHLRGVIEPGDVLLVECNNRISGIIKYLTQSTWSHAALYVGPVEGATEPNGEPHVLIEANIGEGVTSAPLSKYFPYHTRVCRPVGLSYEDRTTVCRYAINRIGFGYDTKNIVDLMRFLFPLPIPQRWRRRMISIGSGDPTKIICSALIAQAFDAVRYPILPKITKAGSRAARREILHIRDSSLYMPRDFDISPYFEVVKPTIVHGFDYTALHWADKQKPLEEVAGTFSVFPETLSAPPLVPETVDEEAPTEVPAEEVSAQPAEMGAACSEHFVLLNELAMYRARGRAQEMAA, from the coding sequence ATGGGGACGGTTCTGGACTCAGTCGGCAAGCTGATTGCCGCGTACCTCTCGAAGGAGGTGCCGGGCTACGAGCCGTTCACGCCGAGCGACCCGGAGCACCTGCGCGGCGTCATTGAGCCCGGCGACGTGCTGCTGGTCGAGTGCAACAACCGCATCTCCGGCATCATCAAATATCTGACGCAGTCGACCTGGTCCCATGCCGCGCTCTATGTCGGTCCGGTCGAGGGCGCCACGGAGCCCAACGGCGAGCCGCACGTGCTGATCGAGGCCAATATCGGCGAGGGCGTCACCTCGGCGCCGCTGTCGAAATATTTCCCGTATCACACCCGTGTCTGCCGCCCGGTCGGGCTGTCCTATGAGGACCGCACCACGGTCTGCCGCTATGCGATCAATCGCATCGGCTTCGGCTATGACACCAAGAACATCGTCGACCTGATGCGCTTCCTGTTCCCGTTGCCGATCCCGCAACGCTGGCGGCGGCGCATGATCTCGATCGGTTCGGGCGATCCGACAAAAATCATCTGCTCGGCGCTGATCGCGCAGGCCTTCGATGCCGTGCGCTATCCGATCCTGCCGAAGATCACCAAGGCCGGCAGCCGCGCCGCCCGCCGCGAGATCCTGCACATCCGCGATTCCTCGCTCTACATGCCCCGCGACTTCGACATCTCGCCCTATTTCGAAGTCGTCAAACCCACCATCGTGCACGGCTTCGACTACACCGCGCTGCATTGGGCCGACAAGCAAAAGCCGCTCGAGGAGGTAGCGGGCACATTCAGTGTGTTTCCAGAAACGCTCAGTGCGCCGCCGCTCGTTCCTGAGACGGTTGACGAAGAAGCGCCGACTGAAGTTCCGGCTGAAGAAGTGAGCGCGCAGCCCGCGGAGATGGGCGCCGCCTGCTCCGAGCATTTTGTGCTGCTGAACGAACTGGCGATGTACCGCGCGCGGGGACGCGCGCAGGAGATGGCGGCGTAG
- a CDS encoding metal-sensitive transcriptional regulator yields the protein MRKDIKASVGKRLGRIEGQVRGLSKMVEEDRYCIDIVTQISAVRAALRRVEEEVLKDHVAHCVEHAIASGDKADQREKIAELMAVIGRAER from the coding sequence ATGCGCAAGGACATCAAGGCATCCGTCGGAAAACGTCTTGGCCGGATCGAGGGTCAGGTTCGCGGCCTCTCGAAGATGGTCGAGGAGGACCGCTATTGCATCGACATCGTGACGCAGATTTCGGCCGTGCGTGCCGCGCTGCGCCGGGTCGAGGAAGAGGTTCTGAAGGATCACGTCGCCCATTGCGTCGAGCACGCGATCGCGAGCGGCGACAAGGCCGATCAGCGCGAGAAGATCGCGGAGCTGATGGCGGTGATCGGGCGGGCGGAACGGTAG
- a CDS encoding heavy metal translocating P-type ATPase — protein MNDTDHGHHHTSETPSGCGCSAKATPKAAPEAAPPANKPAASSCCGGHGDHVHDHGAAATKVLDPVCGMTVDPATSRHHHTHHGETFHFCSAGCRTKFAADPAKYLAREKAPEPEMPAGTIYTCPMHPEIRQVGPGNCPICGMALEPEVASLDTGPNPELADMTRRLWIGGALALPAVVLEMGGHLAGPHDWIDPALSNWIQLVVTTPAVLWAGWPFFVRGWQSLVTRNLNMFTLIAMGTGVAYVYSVVATVAPQIFPATFRSHDGAVAVYFEPAAVITVLVLLGQVLELRARDATSGAIKALLQLAPKTARRVDADGGEHEVEIDALHAGDHLRVRPGEKVPVDGIILEGRSALDESLVTGESMPVTKEPGAKVIAGTLNQSGGFIMRADKVGRETLLSQIVQMVADAQRSRAPIQRLADQVAGWFVPTVIAVAIAAFAAWAWFGPEPRLAFGLVAAVSVLIIACPCALGLATPMSIMVGVGRGAQAGVLIKNAEALERMEKIDTLVVDKTGTLTEGKPKVVAIVPAAGFVEDDILGIAASVERASEHPLADAIVRAAKEKQLTLVQVEQFDSPTGKGATGIIDGRSIVLGNARYLVSIGIDTRALDAEAERMRQDGATVINMAVDGKLAGLFAIADPVKASTPEALRALADEGIKVIMLTGDNRTTAEAVARRLGIAEVEAEVLPDQKSAVVTKLQKAGRSVAMAGDGVNDAPALAAAEVGIAMGTGTDVAMESAGVTLLSGDLTGIVRARRLSQATMSNIRQNLFFAFIYNAAGIPIAAGILYPAFGILLSPIIAAAAMALSSASVVGNALRLRGTRL, from the coding sequence ATGAACGACACCGACCACGGGCACCATCACACGTCGGAAACACCGTCCGGATGCGGCTGTTCCGCCAAGGCCACCCCCAAGGCTGCTCCCGAGGCCGCCCCGCCAGCCAACAAGCCTGCGGCGTCCTCCTGCTGCGGCGGGCACGGCGATCATGTGCATGACCATGGCGCCGCCGCGACAAAAGTCCTCGATCCCGTCTGCGGCATGACGGTCGATCCCGCGACCTCGAGGCATCACCACACACATCACGGCGAGACCTTCCATTTCTGCTCGGCCGGCTGCCGCACCAAATTCGCCGCCGATCCCGCAAAGTATCTCGCCAGAGAGAAGGCGCCCGAACCCGAGATGCCCGCGGGCACGATCTACACCTGCCCGATGCATCCGGAGATCCGCCAGGTCGGACCCGGCAACTGCCCGATCTGCGGCATGGCGCTGGAGCCGGAGGTCGCGAGCCTCGACACCGGCCCCAATCCCGAGCTTGCCGACATGACGCGGCGGCTCTGGATCGGTGGCGCGCTGGCGCTGCCGGCGGTGGTGCTGGAGATGGGCGGCCATCTCGCCGGCCCTCACGACTGGATCGATCCGGCGCTGTCGAACTGGATCCAGCTCGTCGTCACCACGCCCGCCGTGCTGTGGGCCGGCTGGCCGTTCTTCGTCCGAGGTTGGCAGTCTCTGGTCACCCGCAACCTCAACATGTTCACGCTGATCGCGATGGGCACAGGCGTCGCCTATGTCTACAGCGTCGTCGCGACTGTCGCGCCGCAGATTTTCCCGGCGACCTTCCGCAGTCATGATGGCGCCGTTGCCGTCTATTTCGAGCCTGCTGCTGTGATCACCGTGCTGGTGCTGCTCGGCCAGGTGCTGGAGCTGCGCGCCCGTGACGCGACGTCAGGTGCGATCAAGGCGCTGTTGCAGCTTGCGCCAAAAACTGCGCGCCGCGTCGATGCCGATGGCGGCGAGCACGAGGTCGAGATCGATGCGCTCCACGCCGGCGACCATTTGCGCGTCCGCCCCGGCGAGAAGGTGCCGGTCGACGGAATTATCCTCGAGGGACGCTCCGCGCTCGACGAATCCCTCGTCACCGGCGAATCGATGCCGGTGACGAAGGAGCCAGGTGCAAAAGTCATCGCCGGCACGCTCAACCAGTCGGGCGGCTTCATCATGCGCGCCGACAAGGTCGGGCGCGAGACGTTGCTGTCGCAGATCGTGCAGATGGTCGCGGACGCGCAGCGCTCGCGCGCGCCGATCCAGCGGCTGGCCGACCAGGTCGCTGGCTGGTTCGTGCCGACCGTGATCGCCGTCGCCATCGCCGCCTTTGCCGCCTGGGCCTGGTTCGGACCGGAGCCGCGGCTGGCGTTCGGCCTCGTTGCTGCCGTCAGCGTGCTGATCATCGCCTGCCCCTGCGCGCTCGGCCTGGCGACCCCGATGTCGATCATGGTCGGCGTCGGCCGCGGCGCGCAGGCGGGCGTGCTGATCAAGAACGCCGAGGCGCTGGAGCGGATGGAGAAGATCGACACGCTCGTGGTCGATAAGACCGGCACGCTGACCGAGGGCAAGCCCAAGGTGGTCGCGATCGTCCCGGCTGCCGGCTTTGTGGAGGACGACATCCTCGGCATTGCGGCCAGCGTCGAGCGCGCCAGCGAGCATCCTCTGGCCGACGCCATCGTGCGCGCCGCGAAGGAGAAGCAACTCACCCTCGTTCAGGTCGAACAGTTCGACTCGCCGACGGGCAAGGGCGCGACCGGAATAATCGACGGCAGGAGCATCGTGCTCGGCAACGCAAGATATCTGGTGTCGATTGGCATCGACACCAGGGCGCTCGATGCCGAGGCCGAACGCATGCGCCAGGACGGCGCCACCGTGATCAACATGGCCGTCGACGGCAAGCTGGCCGGCCTGTTCGCGATCGCCGATCCGGTCAAGGCCTCGACCCCGGAAGCGCTGAGGGCGCTGGCCGATGAAGGCATCAAGGTCATCATGCTGACCGGCGACAATCGCACGACGGCGGAAGCGGTGGCGCGCCGGCTCGGTATCGCCGAGGTCGAGGCCGAGGTTCTGCCCGACCAGAAGAGCGCGGTGGTGACGAAGCTGCAAAAGGCCGGGCGCAGCGTCGCGATGGCGGGCGACGGCGTCAACGACGCGCCCGCACTGGCGGCCGCCGAGGTCGGCATCGCCATGGGCACCGGCACGGACGTGGCGATGGAGAGCGCCGGCGTCACCCTGTTGAGCGGTGATCTCACCGGCATCGTGCGTGCGCGAAGACTGTCGCAGGCGACCATGAGCAATATCCGGCAAAACCTGTTCTTCGCCTTCATCTACAACGCCGCCGGCATTCCGATCGCGGCCGGCATCCTCTACCCGGCGTTCGGCATCCTGCTGTCCCCGATCATCGCCGCGGCGGCGATGGCGCTGTCCTCGGCGAGCGTGGTCGGGAATGCGCTGCGGCTGCGCGGGACGCGGCTGTGA
- the nikR gene encoding nickel-responsive transcriptional regulator NikR gives MQRITITIEDDLLAEIDAAAEARGYQNRSEIIRDLARAGLQQSTEDTAQTGPCVAGLVYVYDHAARDLSKRLVQEFHGHHELALATLHVHLDDNNCMEMTALRGDAGEVRHFADHIIAERGVRYGRVVMIPTGEGKQAKARKHGHRHE, from the coding sequence ATGCAGCGGATTACGATCACCATCGAGGACGATCTTTTGGCGGAGATCGACGCGGCGGCGGAAGCGCGCGGCTACCAGAACCGCTCCGAGATCATCCGCGACCTCGCGCGCGCCGGCCTGCAACAGAGCACCGAGGACACCGCGCAGACCGGCCCCTGCGTCGCCGGCCTCGTCTACGTCTACGACCACGCCGCGCGCGATCTCTCGAAACGTCTGGTACAGGAATTCCACGGCCACCACGAGCTCGCGCTGGCCACCCTGCATGTCCATCTCGACGACAACAATTGCATGGAGATGACGGCGCTGCGCGGCGACGCCGGCGAGGTCAGGCATTTCGCCGACCACATCATCGCCGAACGCGGCGTCCGCTACGGCCGCGTAGTGATGATCCCGACCGGTGAAGGGAAGCAGGCGAAGGCGCGCAAGCACGGGCACCGGCACGAGTAG
- a CDS encoding S53 family peptidase has product MASSTTRVTLANSARKLPKGAKLVGAADPKQEIEISVRLRAKRADDEQVMTLGAQPPRERQYLSRAEFGAEMGADTADVAKIDDFAHHHDLNVKSVHLASRTVKLTGTVKAMSAAFGVKLNKVRYEGATHRMRKGSVQIPAELAGIVVGVHGLDNRPVAQPHFRRKLPQKGAAARAAQGGSFSVDQIAQLYNFPGGETGAGQCIAIIELNDIDQKGHPTGAGYKTSDLRTFFKKAGITMPKIAPASVDGGANKPGHSDADGEVVLDIEVAGAIAPGARIVVYFAPNTTNGFIDAVKAAVHDTARKPSVISISWGGPEDQEGSQQFVDGLNEAIRDAAAMGVTVCVASGDNGSADMGADWDGKPHADFPASSPFALACGGTNLKAPNGQINEVVWNGGPQGGAGGGGVSVVFPRPQYQAQAHVPKSPTHHNGRGVPDVAGDADPATGYQIFLNGVGTTIGGTSAVAPLMAGLIARINEATTKKFGKTVGFINPLIYASHTQGVFRDITVGNNDITGDLHGMYKAGPGWDACSGLGVPNGEALQNLLSA; this is encoded by the coding sequence ATGGCAAGCTCGACCACGCGCGTGACGCTGGCGAACAGCGCACGGAAATTGCCGAAGGGGGCCAAGCTCGTCGGTGCGGCCGATCCCAAGCAGGAAATCGAGATCAGCGTCCGCCTGCGCGCGAAGCGTGCCGACGATGAGCAGGTGATGACGCTCGGCGCGCAACCGCCGCGCGAGCGGCAGTATCTCTCGCGTGCCGAGTTCGGCGCAGAGATGGGCGCGGATACCGCCGACGTCGCCAAGATCGACGATTTCGCTCATCACCACGATCTCAACGTCAAGAGCGTGCATCTGGCCTCCCGCACCGTGAAGCTGACCGGGACGGTGAAGGCCATGAGCGCAGCCTTCGGCGTCAAGCTCAACAAGGTCAGATACGAGGGCGCGACCCATCGCATGCGTAAAGGTAGCGTGCAGATCCCGGCCGAGCTCGCAGGTATCGTGGTCGGCGTGCACGGCCTGGACAACCGGCCGGTGGCGCAACCCCACTTCCGCCGCAAGCTGCCGCAGAAGGGCGCAGCCGCACGCGCCGCGCAGGGCGGCAGCTTCTCGGTCGATCAGATCGCCCAGCTCTACAATTTCCCGGGCGGCGAGACCGGCGCCGGCCAGTGCATCGCCATCATCGAGCTCAACGACATCGACCAGAAGGGCCATCCCACGGGCGCCGGCTACAAAACGTCAGACCTGCGCACCTTCTTCAAGAAGGCGGGCATCACGATGCCGAAGATCGCACCCGCGAGCGTCGACGGCGGCGCCAACAAGCCCGGCCATTCCGACGCCGACGGCGAGGTCGTGCTCGACATCGAGGTGGCCGGTGCGATCGCGCCCGGCGCCAGGATCGTGGTCTATTTCGCGCCCAACACCACCAACGGCTTCATCGATGCGGTCAAGGCCGCCGTCCACGACACCGCGCGAAAACCTTCGGTGATCTCGATCAGCTGGGGCGGGCCGGAAGACCAGGAAGGCTCGCAGCAATTCGTCGACGGCCTGAACGAGGCGATCCGCGACGCCGCCGCGATGGGCGTCACCGTCTGCGTTGCCTCCGGCGACAATGGTTCGGCTGACATGGGTGCGGACTGGGACGGCAAGCCACATGCAGATTTCCCGGCCTCGAGCCCGTTTGCACTCGCCTGCGGCGGCACCAATCTGAAGGCGCCGAACGGCCAGATCAACGAGGTGGTCTGGAACGGCGGGCCGCAGGGCGGCGCAGGCGGCGGCGGTGTCAGCGTCGTGTTCCCGCGGCCACAATACCAGGCCCAGGCCCATGTGCCGAAATCACCGACGCATCACAACGGCCGCGGGGTGCCCGATGTTGCCGGCGATGCCGATCCTGCGACCGGTTACCAGATCTTCCTCAACGGCGTCGGCACCACCATCGGCGGCACAAGTGCCGTGGCGCCGCTGATGGCGGGGTTGATCGCCCGCATCAACGAGGCGACGACGAAGAAATTCGGCAAGACCGTCGGCTTCATCAACCCGCTGATCTATGCCTCGCACACGCAAGGCGTGTTCCGCGACATCACGGTCGGCAATAACGACATCACCGGCGATCTGCACGGCATGTACAAGGCCGGCCCCGGCTGGGACGCCTGCTCCGGCCTCGGCGTCCCCAACGGCGAAGCGCTGCAGAATTTGCTGTCGGCGTGA